In Oncorhynchus tshawytscha isolate Ot180627B linkage group LG06, Otsh_v2.0, whole genome shotgun sequence, the following are encoded in one genomic region:
- the LOC112252888 gene encoding zinc finger protein 883, producing the protein MEDSETDLTSSEPDALGADFITVELDTQPIEYVVKWAEVGSKFTISCVKKEADEGSGLNLDQVKAEPDEPFFAQYEEEFPGCDIAEQSVIVNDSDEDDHTEPGSSHLVPVGDGSDSGSEKGEYSSPGGNYSCNYCGKCYSHSSSLSRHQQLHTGKAPLPPNKQMDAGSGEGNKYKCTQCAMRFKSRRALGTHMRTHRGMRVYPCNICGKDFNHSSSLSRHRLIHKKGKGIPSGARPAEISYVRRPPGSRKNKKQAGAKKIPGEKKIPIVKNLPGEKFYACTQCDMTFKNSIGLSKHQVSHVKDLLNNYAQGKDSLTKSSDLKIRLKLCSRDKPNFYTLCKKNKRSRAAKRQRQRQTSVSEEEEGQYACEQCDKHFSQVQSLARHQQMHKGDKFSCSYCKKTFARLSNLHHHERSHSTGGKYECTTCNKTFVHSSSYSRHKRQHAEEAHQRQWKGIDEMAPLDSDSE; encoded by the coding sequence ATGGAGGACTCGGAAACTGATTTGACTTCGTCTGAACCGGACGCACTTGGTGCAGACTTCATCACAGTGGAACTGGACACCCAGCCCATAGAATATGTTGTCAAGTGGGCAGAGGTCGGGTCCAAGTTCACAATATCCTGTGTGAAAAAGGAGGCGGACGAGGGATCTGGCCTGAATCTTGACCAGGTGAAGGCAGAGCCAGATGAGCCCTTTTTTGCCCAGTATGAGGAGGAGTTCCCTGGCTGTGACATTGCAGAACAGAGTGTCATAGTAAACGACTCTGATGAGGACGACCACACTGAGCCAGGGAGTAGCCATCTGGTCCCTGTTGGAGATGGCTCTGATTCAGGCTCGGAGAAAGGGGAATATAGCTCACCAGGGGGAAACTACAGCTGCAACTACTGTGGGAAGTGCTATAGTCATTCCTCAAGCCTCTCAAGACACCAGCAATTGCACACAGGAAAGGCACCCCTACCCCCAAACAAGCAAATGGATGCAGGGTCAGGTGAGGGGAACAAATATAAATGCACACAGTGTGCAATGCGATTCAAAAGCAGAAGAGCTCTCGGCACTCATATGAGAACACATCGGGGCATGAGAGTTTACCCATGCAACATCTGTGGGAAGGATTTTAACCACAGCTCCAGCTTGTCGCGTCATAGGCTCATCCACAAAAAAGGGAAGGGTATTCCCTCTGGTGCTCGACCTGCAGAAATCAGTTATGTCCGCCGCCCGCCAGGCAGCAGGAAAAATAAAAAGCAGGCTGGCGCGAAGAAGATCCCTGGCGAGAAGAAGATCCCGATCGTGAAGAACCTCCCCGGAGAGAAGTTCTACGCGTGTACACAATGTGACATGACCTTCAAGAACTCCATTGGCCTCTCGAAACACCAAGTCTCTCATGTCAAGGATCTTCTAAATAACTATGCCCAGGGTAAAGACAGTCTCACCAAGTCCTCAGACTTGAAAATACGCCTCAAGTTGTGCTCGAGGGACAAACCCAACTTCTACACCCTCTGCAAGAAAAACAAGCGGTCAAGAGCTGCCAAGCGCCAGCGGCAGCGCCAAACATCAGTctctgaggaagaggaaggacaATATGCATGCGAGCAGTGTGACAAGCACTTCAGCCAGGTGCAGAGCCTCGCCAGGCACCAGCAAATGCACAAGGGAGACAAGTTCAGCTGCTCTTACTGTAAAAAGACCTTCGCCAGGTTGTCCAACCTCCACCACCATGAGAGATCTCACTCCACAGGGGGCAAGTACGAATGCACCACCTGCAACAAGACATTTGTGCACTCGTCTAGCTACTCCAGGCACAAGCGGCAGCATGCCGAGGAGGCCCACCAGCGCCAGTGGAAGGGCATAGATGAGATGGCACCACTTGATTCAGACTCTGAGTGA